From Amycolatopsis sp. YIM 10, the proteins below share one genomic window:
- a CDS encoding tartrate dehydrogenase: MKTFRIAAIPADGVGREVVAAGRDVLDGLASGGDFAFDWTEFDWGCDYYHRTGRMMAEDGLDQLKGFDAVYFGAVGWPSVPDHVSLWGLRLAVCQGFDQWANVRPVRFLPGVTSPLRKAGEVPLDWVVVRENSEGEYAGLGGRNLAARGPGNEVAIQSSLFTEAGCERIIRFAFELAATRERKHVTSVTKSNAQQFGMVLWDDVFRRVAAEYPDIESDSCLVDAMAARFVLRPEDLSVVVASNLHADILSDLGSALVGSLGLATSANLNPERRFPSMFEPVHGSAPDIAGQGIANPIGAIGSAALMLGHLGLHDEAARLDRAIEATTAAGVLPRDLGGGASTKEITLAVIDSLG; encoded by the coding sequence ATGAAGACCTTCCGCATCGCCGCCATCCCCGCCGACGGTGTCGGCCGCGAGGTGGTCGCCGCCGGTCGCGACGTGCTGGACGGGCTCGCCTCCGGTGGGGACTTCGCCTTCGACTGGACGGAATTCGACTGGGGCTGCGACTACTACCACCGCACCGGCCGGATGATGGCCGAGGACGGACTCGACCAGCTCAAGGGCTTCGACGCGGTGTACTTCGGCGCGGTCGGCTGGCCGTCGGTGCCCGACCACGTCAGCCTCTGGGGCCTGCGCCTGGCCGTCTGCCAGGGCTTCGACCAGTGGGCGAACGTGCGGCCGGTGCGCTTCCTGCCCGGGGTGACCAGCCCGCTGCGCAAGGCAGGCGAGGTCCCGCTGGACTGGGTGGTGGTCCGGGAGAACAGCGAAGGCGAGTACGCCGGGCTCGGCGGGCGCAACCTGGCCGCGCGCGGGCCGGGCAACGAGGTCGCGATCCAGTCCTCGCTGTTCACCGAGGCGGGCTGCGAGCGGATCATCCGGTTCGCCTTCGAACTGGCCGCGACCCGCGAACGCAAGCACGTGACCAGCGTGACGAAGAGCAACGCGCAGCAGTTCGGCATGGTGCTCTGGGACGACGTGTTCCGCCGCGTCGCCGCCGAGTACCCGGACATCGAGAGCGACAGCTGCCTGGTCGACGCCATGGCCGCGCGGTTCGTACTGCGGCCGGAGGACCTGTCGGTGGTGGTCGCCTCCAACCTGCATGCCGACATCCTGTCCGACCTCGGCAGCGCGCTCGTCGGCAGTCTCGGCCTGGCGACCAGCGCGAACCTGAACCCGGAGCGCCGCTTCCCGAGCATGTTCGAGCCGGTGCACGGCTCGGCCCCGGACATCGCCGGCCAGGGGATCGCGAACCCGATCGGCGCCATCGGCAGCGCGGCGCTGATGCTCGGCCACCTCGGCCTGCACGACGAAGCCGCGCGCCTGGACCGCGCGATCGAGGCGACCACGGCGGCCGGGGTCCTGCCCCGCGACCTCGGCGGCGGGGCGAGCACCAAGGAAATCACTTTGGCGGTGATCGACTCCCTCGGGTAG
- a CDS encoding LysR family transcriptional regulator produces MDARQLRYFLAIVDEQGFNRAAERLHLAQPSLSQAIRTLERDLGVELFHRIGRRAVLTEAGHALIEPARQVLRDLDTTRSTVRSVAGLRTGRVEVASMPSQSVEPLSAMVTRFHERHPGMLVVIQACFTPQSVVDAVRGGKAEVGLLGAADDVAMPGVRVHRVEQQPFVLVAPPGSELGSDGRVRREELAGAKVIAAPLGNRMRHVVDEIQAAGVDLRIVVETAHREAILPLVLNGVGVAVMTQSWAWIARRAGARVLDLDPPSSLRISLVHRRGRLTPGAHDFVATALGDQLGKEGGE; encoded by the coding sequence ATGGACGCACGGCAGTTGCGCTATTTCCTCGCGATCGTCGACGAACAGGGGTTCAACCGCGCCGCCGAACGGCTGCACCTGGCCCAGCCCTCGCTCTCGCAGGCGATCCGCACCCTCGAGCGCGACCTCGGGGTCGAGCTGTTCCACCGGATCGGCAGGCGGGCGGTGCTCACCGAGGCCGGGCACGCGCTGATCGAACCCGCCCGCCAGGTGCTCCGCGACCTGGACACCACCAGGTCGACCGTGCGCTCGGTAGCCGGCCTGCGGACCGGGCGGGTGGAGGTCGCGTCGATGCCGTCGCAGTCGGTGGAGCCGCTCAGCGCCATGGTCACCCGGTTCCACGAGCGGCACCCCGGGATGCTGGTGGTGATCCAGGCCTGCTTCACCCCGCAGTCGGTGGTCGACGCGGTGCGTGGTGGCAAGGCGGAGGTCGGCCTGCTCGGTGCCGCGGACGACGTCGCGATGCCGGGCGTCCGCGTGCACCGGGTGGAACAGCAGCCGTTCGTGCTGGTCGCGCCGCCGGGTTCGGAGCTGGGCAGCGACGGACGGGTGCGCCGGGAGGAGCTGGCCGGGGCGAAGGTGATCGCCGCGCCGCTGGGCAACCGGATGCGCCACGTGGTCGACGAGATCCAGGCCGCGGGCGTCGACCTGCGGATCGTGGTGGAGACCGCGCACCGCGAGGCGATCCTGCCGCTGGTGCTCAACGGCGTGGGCGTGGCGGTGATGACGCAGTCGTGGGCGTGGATCGCGCGCCGGGCCGGGGCGCGGGTGCTCGACCTGGACCCGCCGTCGAGCCTGCGGATCTCGCTCGTCCACCGGCGGGGCAGGCTCACGCCCGGTGCGCACGACTTCGTGGCGACAGCACTCGGTGATCAACTCGGCAAAGAGGGTGGCGAATAG
- a CDS encoding DASS family sodium-coupled anion symporter: protein MATKPSVTDVEDVLLRANRESLGSERLSAGEERFERRRKTTGLWLAPLVTVVFLLLPLDLAGNQQTLAGILLGVVVLWVCEPLPLPVSGFIGIAATVLLGVAPVDDVLKPFGSSTIFTFIGAFVIAQAMLKHGVARRFAFRVLSLPGVGSSTTRIILAFGAITCVLSAFVSNTATVAMLLPTALGILTVIAKLMQDRGVVAADFDPRRLRVGTALMLMLAYGASVGGLLTPVGSPPNLIGRAQIEEATGVRISFLQWVISALPLCLLMFVVLGVVLLLLNRPEIRRIEGVREYVAEERAKMGPLSRSEKNTLIAFAFTVTLWIVPAVVGLIAGNDSALSKTVSDRLDEGVVAVLGASLLFLLPVEWKRRKFTLTWSDAARIDWGTIMLFGAGIIFGSLLAATGLAKTIGESTSSTLGLASSLPIMLFAVLLAILISEATSNTAAASVVVPIVIPIAAAAGIDPLMPALAATFGASFGFMLPVATPQNAIVYGSGTVPITRMIRSGITFDVCGAILIVAVLPLTAALAGLI from the coding sequence ATGGCAACGAAGCCGTCGGTCACCGACGTCGAAGACGTCCTGCTCAGGGCCAATCGCGAGAGCCTCGGCTCGGAACGCCTCTCCGCCGGTGAGGAGCGCTTCGAACGACGGCGGAAGACCACCGGGCTGTGGCTGGCGCCGCTGGTCACCGTGGTCTTCCTGCTGCTGCCGCTCGACCTGGCCGGTAACCAGCAGACGCTCGCCGGGATCCTGCTCGGCGTGGTCGTGCTCTGGGTGTGCGAGCCGCTCCCGCTGCCGGTCTCCGGGTTCATCGGGATCGCCGCCACCGTGCTGCTCGGCGTAGCTCCGGTGGACGACGTGCTGAAGCCGTTCGGCTCGTCGACCATCTTCACCTTCATCGGCGCGTTCGTGATCGCGCAGGCGATGCTGAAGCACGGCGTGGCCAGGCGGTTCGCCTTCCGGGTGCTGTCTCTGCCCGGAGTCGGCAGCTCGACCACCCGGATCATCCTGGCCTTCGGCGCGATCACCTGCGTGCTCTCGGCGTTCGTCTCCAACACCGCGACCGTGGCCATGCTGCTGCCGACCGCGCTGGGCATTCTCACCGTGATCGCGAAGCTGATGCAGGACCGCGGCGTGGTCGCGGCCGACTTCGACCCGCGACGGCTGCGCGTGGGCACCGCGTTGATGCTCATGCTCGCCTACGGGGCCAGCGTCGGCGGCCTGCTCACGCCAGTGGGCTCGCCGCCGAACCTGATCGGGCGCGCCCAGATCGAGGAGGCCACCGGCGTCCGGATCTCCTTCCTCCAGTGGGTGATCTCCGCGCTGCCGCTCTGCCTGCTGATGTTCGTGGTGCTCGGGGTCGTGCTCCTGCTGCTGAACCGGCCGGAGATCCGCCGCATCGAGGGCGTGCGCGAGTACGTCGCCGAGGAGCGGGCGAAGATGGGGCCGCTGTCGCGTTCGGAGAAGAACACGCTGATCGCCTTCGCGTTCACGGTGACGCTGTGGATCGTGCCCGCGGTCGTCGGCCTGATCGCGGGCAACGACTCGGCGTTGTCCAAGACCGTCAGCGACCGGCTCGACGAGGGCGTCGTCGCGGTGCTGGGCGCGTCGCTGCTGTTCCTGCTTCCCGTGGAGTGGAAGCGCCGCAAGTTCACGCTGACTTGGTCGGACGCCGCGCGCATCGACTGGGGCACGATCATGCTCTTCGGCGCGGGCATCATCTTCGGTTCGCTGCTCGCCGCGACCGGGTTGGCGAAGACCATCGGGGAGTCCACGTCGAGCACGCTCGGCCTGGCCAGTTCCCTGCCGATCATGCTGTTCGCGGTGCTGCTGGCGATCCTGATCTCGGAGGCGACGAGCAACACCGCGGCCGCCTCGGTGGTGGTGCCGATCGTCATCCCGATCGCGGCGGCGGCCGGGATCGACCCGCTGATGCCCGCGCTCGCCGCGACCTTCGGCGCCTCGTTCGGCTTCATGCTGCCGGTCGCCACCCCGCAGAACGCGATCGTCTACGGCTCCGGCACGGTGCCGATCACGCGGATGATCCGGTCGGGCATCACCTTCGACGTCTGCGGCGCGATCCTGATCGTCGCGGTGCTGCCGCTGACCGCGGCACTGGCGGGGCTCATCTGA
- the mtnA gene encoding S-methyl-5-thioribose-1-phosphate isomerase, which translates to MGSADQRTIDWSEGAVVIVDQCALPGEHRMLRLETVTELIDAIQRLAIRGAPALGAAGALGVALATRHHERAEDVEREAERLAQARPTAVNLAWGVRRALAKLPSGADAVLEEALTLLNEDEKLCREASGHAAELILRECARRPLRLLTHCNAGRLATVSWGSALGVVWHLHAAGQVEYVLVDETRPLLQGARLTAWELAEAGVPYRVLPDVAAASAIARGLVDCVVVGADRIAANGDVANKVGTYGLALAAARHRIPFVVVAPSSTVDTSTPSGELIEIEERAAEEVTTWGGVRTAPVGAPVFNPAFDVTPAELVTAVVTEHGPG; encoded by the coding sequence ATGGGGTCCGCTGATCAACGCACTATCGACTGGAGCGAGGGCGCAGTGGTCATCGTCGACCAGTGCGCGCTGCCCGGTGAGCACCGGATGCTGCGACTCGAGACCGTCACCGAGCTGATCGACGCGATCCAGCGCCTGGCGATCCGGGGTGCCCCGGCGCTGGGTGCGGCCGGTGCGCTCGGGGTCGCGCTCGCGACTCGGCACCACGAGCGCGCCGAGGACGTCGAGCGCGAGGCCGAGAGGCTGGCGCAAGCCCGGCCGACGGCGGTGAACCTGGCGTGGGGTGTGCGGCGGGCGCTGGCGAAGCTGCCCTCGGGTGCGGACGCCGTGCTCGAGGAAGCGCTCACGCTGCTCAACGAGGACGAGAAGCTGTGCCGCGAAGCATCCGGGCATGCTGCCGAGCTGATCCTGCGTGAATGCGCCCGACGACCGCTGCGGCTGCTCACCCACTGCAACGCGGGCAGGCTCGCGACCGTGAGCTGGGGTTCCGCGCTCGGCGTGGTGTGGCACCTCCACGCGGCGGGCCAGGTCGAGTACGTGCTGGTGGACGAGACGCGCCCCTTACTGCAGGGCGCGCGGCTGACCGCGTGGGAGCTGGCCGAGGCCGGCGTGCCCTACCGCGTGCTGCCCGACGTCGCGGCGGCGTCGGCGATCGCCCGCGGCCTGGTCGACTGCGTGGTCGTCGGCGCGGACCGCATCGCGGCGAACGGCGACGTGGCCAACAAGGTCGGCACCTACGGTCTCGCGCTGGCCGCCGCCCGCCACCGCATCCCGTTCGTGGTCGTGGCGCCGTCGTCGACGGTGGACACGAGCACCCCGAGCGGCGAGCTGATCGAGATCGAGGAACGCGCCGCCGAGGAGGTGACCACCTGGGGCGGAGTCCGGACCGCGCCGGTGGGCGCCCCGGTGTTCAACCCGGCCTTCGACGTGACGCCGGCCGAGCTGGTCACCGCGGTGGTCACCGAGCACGGTCCCGGATGA
- a CDS encoding kynureninase, protein MTLQHARELDEADPLYPFRDRFLPADEKLVAYLDGNSLGRPPRAALDRLEALVREDWAGRLIRGWSDGWTDLPTRLGDRLGEVVLGAGPGQVVLGESTSVWLYKLLRAALALRPGRREIVTDRHNFPTDRYLVEGIAEELGCRIRWVEAPLEGGPTVDQVAEAIGPDTAVVTLSQVDYWSAQIADLPAITRLAHEAGALVVWDLCHSAGSIPLSLDADEVDFAVGCTYKFLCGGPGSPAFAYVRRELAEQVRQPIWGWFGRKDLFEMGPGYEPADGVRRLLSGTPPVVGLAGVEAGVELIAEAGMPRIRAKAMALTEFTVELFDDWLAPLGFALGSPRDPAIRGGHVTIRRADARELSAALIEAGVLIDFRAPDGIRLGLSPLTTGFEELYRAVEVIRDRAR, encoded by the coding sequence GTGACCTTGCAGCACGCGCGTGAACTCGACGAAGCCGATCCGCTCTACCCGTTCCGGGACCGCTTCCTGCCCGCCGACGAGAAACTGGTCGCCTACCTCGACGGCAACTCGCTGGGCAGGCCACCGCGCGCCGCGCTCGACCGGCTCGAGGCGCTGGTCCGCGAGGACTGGGCCGGGCGCTTGATCCGCGGCTGGTCGGACGGCTGGACGGACCTGCCCACCCGGCTCGGCGACCGCCTCGGTGAGGTGGTGCTGGGTGCCGGTCCCGGGCAGGTGGTGCTCGGCGAGTCGACCTCGGTGTGGCTGTACAAGCTGCTGCGCGCGGCGCTGGCCCTACGGCCCGGACGGCGCGAGATCGTGACCGACCGGCACAACTTCCCGACCGATCGCTACCTGGTCGAGGGCATAGCCGAGGAGCTCGGCTGCCGGATCCGCTGGGTGGAAGCCCCGCTCGAGGGCGGGCCGACGGTGGACCAGGTGGCCGAGGCGATCGGGCCGGACACCGCGGTGGTGACGCTGAGCCAGGTCGACTACTGGTCCGCCCAGATCGCCGACCTGCCCGCGATCACGCGGCTCGCCCACGAGGCCGGGGCGCTGGTCGTCTGGGACCTCTGCCACAGCGCGGGCTCGATCCCGCTGTCGCTCGATGCCGACGAGGTGGACTTCGCGGTCGGCTGCACCTACAAGTTCCTCTGCGGCGGACCCGGCTCGCCCGCCTTCGCGTACGTGCGTCGCGAGCTGGCCGAGCAGGTGCGCCAGCCGATCTGGGGCTGGTTCGGCCGGAAGGACCTGTTCGAGATGGGGCCCGGCTACGAACCGGCGGACGGGGTGCGGCGCCTGCTCTCGGGCACGCCGCCGGTGGTCGGGCTGGCGGGCGTCGAGGCCGGGGTCGAGCTGATCGCCGAAGCGGGCATGCCGCGGATCAGGGCCAAGGCGATGGCGCTCACCGAATTCACCGTCGAACTCTTCGACGACTGGCTCGCACCACTCGGCTTCGCGCTCGGCTCACCTCGCGACCCGGCGATCCGCGGTGGTCACGTGACGATCCGGCGTGCCGACGCGCGGGAACTCTCGGCCGCGCTCATCGAGGCGGGGGTGCTGATCGACTTCCGCGCACCCGACGGCATCCGGCTCGGGCTCTCCCCGCTGACCACCGGGTTCGAGGAGCTGTACCGGGCGGTGGAGGTCATCCGGGACCGTGCTCGGTGA
- a CDS encoding phosphotransferase family protein, whose translation MPFFPEAVTEEQFEALVDEQLRPGVTALLADLGLAGRRVERFGNGSLPVYAVGDDLVLKLFPPVHLDEVGTETGVLRALEGRLPIPTPHLDRTGEVDGWGYVLMSRLTGESLSSAWPRLTGEDKDALAQRLGEALAALHRTPAPDLGPADWSEFVAIQRAKAVQQQRRAGLADEWLEQIPGFLAEVELGTPKPVLLHTEFMRDHLLVRREADGWALTGLFDFEPAMRGAPEYDLVAVGVFVAGGDLAFFRRLLLAYGYTPEQLDADFARRCLAYTLLHVYSNLPWYLKVMPEPERPTLDALAQRWFGA comes from the coding sequence ATGCCGTTCTTTCCCGAGGCCGTGACCGAGGAACAGTTCGAAGCGCTCGTCGACGAGCAGCTGCGGCCGGGGGTCACCGCCCTGCTGGCCGACCTGGGCCTGGCCGGCCGGCGGGTCGAGCGCTTCGGGAACGGCTCGCTGCCGGTCTACGCGGTCGGCGACGACCTCGTGCTCAAGCTGTTCCCGCCGGTGCACCTGGACGAGGTCGGCACCGAGACCGGCGTGCTGCGCGCACTCGAGGGCCGGCTCCCGATCCCGACTCCGCACCTCGACCGGACCGGCGAGGTCGACGGCTGGGGTTACGTGCTGATGAGCCGCCTCACCGGCGAGTCGCTGAGCAGTGCCTGGCCGCGCCTCACCGGCGAGGACAAGGACGCGCTGGCCCAGCGGCTCGGCGAGGCGCTGGCCGCGCTGCACCGCACTCCCGCTCCGGACCTCGGCCCCGCCGACTGGTCCGAGTTCGTCGCGATCCAACGCGCGAAGGCCGTCCAGCAGCAGCGGAGGGCCGGACTGGCCGACGAGTGGCTCGAGCAGATCCCGGGCTTCCTCGCCGAAGTCGAACTCGGCACCCCGAAGCCCGTGCTCCTGCACACCGAGTTCATGCGCGACCACCTCCTGGTCCGGCGCGAGGCCGACGGCTGGGCGCTGACCGGGCTGTTCGACTTCGAGCCCGCCATGCGGGGCGCGCCGGAGTACGACCTGGTCGCCGTCGGGGTGTTCGTCGCGGGCGGTGACCTGGCGTTCTTCCGCCGCCTTCTGCTGGCCTACGGCTACACCCCCGAGCAGCTGGACGCCGACTTCGCCCGCCGCTGCCTGGCGTACACGCTGCTGCACGTCTACAGCAATCTGCCCTGGTACCTGAAGGTCATGCCGGAGCCGGAGCGGCCGACCTTGGACGCGCTGGCCCAACGCTGGTTCGGAGCCTGA
- a CDS encoding FAD-binding and (Fe-S)-binding domain-containing protein — MRDLRAALRAELGERVAVDAGTLALYSTDASNYRHEPVGVVWPRSVEEAEEIVAACREVGAPIVARGGGTSIAGNSCGPGVVLDFSRYCNRFGEVDPENRTVWAEPGVVLDRLQAAAAPHRLRFGPDPSTHSRCTLGGMIGNNACGSHSVAWGRTADAVRSMDVLLYDGTRLTVGADTGVPPELRTLVRDHLSLLRTELSPWSRRVSGYGLEHLLPENRTNLAKALVGSEGTCVTVLGAELALAELPGERVLAVLGFESDIAAADAVPSILPWSPLTVEGVDAELVSLLDSSRGTHLPRGAAWLYVELGADTQEQALERARALTKDLAAQLTGHVVLTEPKAQRQLWRIREEGAGLATRLADGSEAWPGWEDAAVPPERLGAYLREFKQLMAQHGRKSVVYGHYGEGCLHMRLDFDMLSRPGLAGFRKFLEEAADLVAAHGGSLSGEHGDGQARSELLPRMYSPEMIALFGRFKAIFDPDGRMNPGVLIEPRALDADIRVRTAPSSIDSVTFLGYPEDRGSFGQAVRRCVGVAKCRNTEGGGVMCPSYRATLDEKHSTRGRARLLAEMINGEVIRDGWRSEEVREALDLCLSCKGCLSDCPVDVDMATYKAEFYHQHYRGRLRPAAHYSMGWLPLWLRFAGLAPRLANAVVKRPRLARLLKRLGGIAPERDLPAFARPFTRTPVRSGAGRGVVLWPDSFNNYFTPHVLEAAAEVLTAAGYRVVLPGEGVCCGLTWVSTGQLGVARKVLRRTLSVLKPYLDAGYLVAGAEPSCTALFRGDLQALLPDDPLAAVLASRTRTLAELVADSDLEFRSLDLPAVSQVHCHQHAVLGFDADERVLAGAGVRNSTLDSGCCGLAGNFGFERGHYEVSVACAEDRLLPALRETDPGTLVISDGFSCRTQIAQESDREAVHLAEVLRRALPESRS, encoded by the coding sequence ATGCGGGATTTGCGAGCGGCGTTGCGGGCGGAACTGGGTGAGCGGGTGGCCGTCGACGCGGGCACCCTCGCGTTGTACAGCACGGATGCTTCTAACTACCGGCATGAGCCCGTCGGGGTGGTGTGGCCGCGGTCGGTCGAGGAGGCCGAGGAGATCGTCGCGGCCTGCCGGGAAGTCGGAGCTCCGATCGTCGCCCGCGGTGGCGGGACGAGCATCGCGGGCAACTCCTGCGGGCCGGGTGTGGTCCTCGATTTCTCCCGCTACTGCAACCGGTTCGGGGAGGTCGACCCGGAAAACCGGACGGTGTGGGCGGAACCGGGCGTGGTGCTCGACCGGTTGCAGGCGGCGGCCGCACCGCATCGACTGCGATTCGGCCCCGACCCGTCCACGCACAGCCGGTGCACGCTCGGCGGCATGATCGGCAACAACGCCTGCGGGTCGCACTCGGTGGCCTGGGGCCGGACCGCCGATGCCGTGCGGAGCATGGACGTCCTTCTCTACGACGGCACGCGGCTGACCGTGGGCGCAGACACCGGCGTGCCACCGGAGCTGCGGACGCTGGTGCGCGACCACCTTTCCCTGCTGCGCACCGAACTATCGCCGTGGTCCCGCCGGGTTTCCGGGTACGGGCTCGAGCACCTGCTGCCGGAGAACCGGACGAACCTGGCGAAAGCGCTCGTCGGCAGTGAGGGCACCTGCGTGACGGTGCTCGGTGCGGAGCTGGCGCTGGCCGAGCTGCCCGGGGAGCGTGTGCTCGCCGTGCTCGGCTTCGAATCCGACATCGCGGCGGCGGACGCGGTGCCGTCGATCCTGCCGTGGTCCCCGCTCACCGTGGAGGGTGTGGACGCGGAACTGGTTTCGCTGCTGGATTCCTCGCGTGGCACGCACCTGCCGCGCGGCGCGGCTTGGCTGTACGTCGAGCTGGGGGCGGACACGCAGGAGCAGGCTCTGGAGCGCGCGCGGGCGTTGACCAAGGACCTCGCCGCGCAGCTCACCGGACATGTGGTGCTCACCGAGCCGAAGGCGCAGCGGCAGTTGTGGCGCATCCGGGAGGAGGGCGCCGGCCTGGCGACCCGGCTCGCGGACGGGTCGGAAGCCTGGCCTGGTTGGGAGGACGCGGCGGTTCCGCCGGAACGCCTCGGCGCCTACCTGCGCGAGTTCAAGCAGTTGATGGCCCAGCACGGCCGGAAGAGCGTGGTCTACGGCCACTACGGCGAGGGCTGCCTGCACATGCGGCTGGACTTCGACATGTTGTCCAGGCCGGGGCTCGCGGGCTTCCGGAAGTTCCTGGAGGAGGCGGCGGACCTGGTCGCCGCGCACGGCGGCTCGCTCTCCGGCGAGCACGGTGACGGGCAGGCGCGCTCCGAACTGCTGCCGCGCATGTACAGCCCCGAGATGATCGCGTTGTTCGGCCGGTTCAAGGCGATCTTCGACCCGGACGGCAGGATGAACCCGGGCGTGCTCATCGAACCTCGCGCGCTCGACGCGGACATCCGGGTGCGGACGGCGCCGTCGTCGATCGATTCGGTGACTTTCCTTGGGTACCCGGAGGACCGCGGCAGTTTCGGGCAGGCGGTGCGGCGGTGCGTCGGGGTCGCGAAGTGCCGCAACACCGAGGGCGGCGGGGTGATGTGCCCGAGCTACCGCGCGACGCTGGACGAGAAGCACTCGACCCGCGGCCGGGCGCGGCTGCTCGCCGAGATGATCAACGGCGAAGTGATCCGCGACGGCTGGCGGTCCGAGGAGGTCCGGGAGGCGCTGGACCTGTGCCTGTCGTGCAAGGGCTGTCTGTCGGACTGTCCGGTGGATGTCGACATGGCGACCTACAAGGCGGAGTTCTACCACCAGCACTACCGCGGGCGGCTGCGCCCGGCAGCGCACTACTCGATGGGCTGGCTGCCGTTGTGGCTGCGCTTCGCCGGGCTCGCGCCCCGGCTGGCGAACGCGGTGGTGAAGCGGCCGCGGCTGGCGCGGTTGCTGAAGCGACTCGGCGGCATCGCGCCGGAGCGCGACCTCCCGGCGTTCGCCCGTCCGTTCACCAGGACGCCGGTCAGGTCCGGGGCAGGGCGTGGAGTGGTGCTCTGGCCGGATTCGTTCAACAACTACTTCACTCCGCACGTGCTCGAGGCCGCGGCCGAGGTGCTCACCGCGGCCGGATACCGCGTCGTGCTCCCGGGCGAGGGTGTCTGCTGCGGGCTGACCTGGGTGTCGACCGGACAGCTCGGCGTCGCGCGGAAGGTGCTGCGACGCACGCTCTCGGTGCTCAAGCCCTACCTCGACGCCGGTTATCTGGTGGCCGGCGCCGAACCGAGCTGCACCGCGTTGTTCCGGGGCGACCTCCAGGCGCTGCTGCCGGACGACCCGCTCGCCGCGGTCCTGGCCTCACGGACGCGGACCCTCGCCGAGCTGGTGGCGGACTCCGATCTGGAGTTCCGCTCGCTGGACCTGCCCGCGGTCAGCCAGGTGCACTGCCACCAGCATGCGGTGCTCGGGTTCGACGCGGACGAGCGCGTGCTCGCCGGGGCCGGGGTGCGGAACTCCACCCTGGACTCGGGGTGCTGCGGGCTGGCCGGCAACTTCGGGTTCGAACGCGGGCACTACGAGGTGTCGGTGGCCTGCGCCGAGGACCGGCTACTGCCCGCACTGCGGGAGACCGACCCCGGCACGCTGGTCATCTCGGACGGGTTCAGCTGCCGGACGCAGATCGCGCAGGAGTCCGACCGGGAGGCCGTTCACCTGGCCGAGGTGCTGCGCCGGGCCCTGCCGGAGTCCCGCTCTTGA